From the genome of Triticum aestivum cultivar Chinese Spring chromosome 3B, IWGSC CS RefSeq v2.1, whole genome shotgun sequence, one region includes:
- the LOC123064758 gene encoding putative E3 ubiquitin-protein ligase SINA-like 6: protein MQGAGAEGGNRGSPSTMEKADESAKKARLELPNGHVKQEVGVQHAVGGDDGGAIVPAEAGHGSRVELAVKIDMSVLHCPLCTLPFKPPVLQCNKGGHLACGGCVALLPGGQCRACEDGGGFFSPCPALDAIVSSTKIVCPNAGCQTYVPYHEAADHRSACPHAPCHCTEPGCGFVGAPQALAGHLVDLHSVPVRTVQYGRVSQVPVSGRRQLLVAEEDGRSFLLTVGALGAAAAAVSVVCVRASASTQPRFSCKMWVNLVQPASGGRADMVLVDIQMRSSATPGAVVAVDEPTFLAVPRMYMVPVDGDAASMEVPLNIRVDKISR from the exons ATGCAGGGCGCCGGCGCCGAGGGAGGGAACAGGGGCTCACCGTCCACGATGGAGAAGGCCGACGAGAGCGCCAAGAAGGCCAGGCTGGAGCTACCCAACGGCCATGTGAAGCAGGAGGTGGGCGTGCAACATGCGGTCGGAGGAGACGACGGGGGAGCAATCGTTCCTGCGGAGGCGGGGCACGGCTCCAGAGTGGAGCTCGCCGTGAAGATCGACATGAGCGTGCTTCACTGCCCGCTCTGCACCCTCCCCTTCAAGCCTCCCGTCCTCCAG TGCAACAAAGGCGGGCACCTGGCCTGCGGCGGCTGCGTGGCCCTGCTGCCCGGCGGACAGTGCCGGGCGTGCGAGGACGGCGGCGGGTTCTTCTCCCCCTGCCCCGCGCTGGACGCCATCGTGTCCTCGACCAAGATCGTGTGCCCCAACGCCGGGTGCCAGACGTACGTGCCCTACCACGAGGCCGCCGACCACCGGAGCGCCTGCCCCCACGCACCCTGCCACTGCACGGAGCCCGGCTGCGGCTTCGTCGGCGCGCCGCAGGCGCTCGCCGGCCACCTCGTCGACCTCCACTCGGTGCCGGTGCGCACCGTCCAGTACGGCCGGGTCAGCCAGGTCCCGGTGTCGGGGCGGCGGCAGCTGCTCGTCGCCGAGGAGGACGGCCGCTCGTTCCTCCTGACCGTGGGCGCGCTCGgggccgccgcggccgccgtgTCGGTGGTGTGCGTCAGGGCGAGCGCGTCCACGCAGCCGCGCTTCTCGTGCAAGATGTGGGTGAACCTGGTGCAGCCGGCGAGCGGCGGCAGGGCGGACATGGTCCTGGTGGACATCCAGATGAGGAGCAGCGCCACGCCCGGCGCGGTGGTCGCCGTGGACGAACCGACGTTCCTGGCGGTGCCGCGGATGTACATGGTTCCGGTGGACGGGGACGCGGCGTCCATGGAGGTTCCCCTCAACATCCGCGTCGACAAGATCTCCCGCTGA